In Cytobacillus sp. IB215665, a single window of DNA contains:
- a CDS encoding S-adenosylmethionine:tRNA ribosyltransferase-isomerase, whose product MQTALNFELPNQLNASSPPERRGLRRDFVRMMVLNRTNGAVDHSTFFNLDKFLAAGDVLVLNNSRTVPAILYGEQLRDHNEVKKRVEIRLAHRLTDSSWEALVVNDDVMVGDRLMISPTLCATVKEDREPFFLLQFSLKGSELYEQIYSLGEPIRYEYITERWGLDYYQTVYAAQPGSVEMPSAGRAFSWELLLKLQRKGIKLAFIQLHTGLSYLLDDKYHQQPSENNESYDVPPETVKIIREAKRNGNRVIAVGTTVVRALETVANEGEILSSQTGWTNLYITKNYPLQIVDGLITGFHEPEASHLQLLSAFINEGYLMEAYRKAIKEGYLWHEFGDMNMIL is encoded by the coding sequence ATGCAGACTGCTTTGAACTTTGAACTACCTAATCAACTCAATGCATCATCACCTCCAGAAAGACGAGGGCTTCGAAGGGATTTTGTGAGAATGATGGTACTGAATCGTACAAATGGAGCAGTAGATCATTCAACATTTTTTAACTTAGACAAATTTTTAGCAGCAGGAGATGTACTCGTTTTAAATAATAGTCGAACAGTCCCTGCCATTTTATATGGTGAGCAACTTCGGGATCATAATGAAGTAAAGAAACGAGTTGAAATACGTTTGGCACATCGACTTACAGATAGTAGTTGGGAAGCATTAGTTGTGAATGATGATGTAATGGTCGGTGATCGCTTGATGATTTCACCTACATTATGCGCTACCGTGAAGGAAGACAGAGAACCTTTCTTTTTACTACAGTTCTCGTTAAAAGGCTCAGAGCTTTATGAACAAATTTATTCGCTAGGTGAGCCCATTCGATATGAATATATAACAGAGCGGTGGGGGTTAGATTATTATCAAACTGTTTATGCAGCACAGCCAGGGTCGGTAGAAATGCCATCTGCAGGGCGTGCATTTAGTTGGGAGCTTTTATTAAAGCTTCAGCGAAAGGGAATTAAACTAGCATTTATTCAGCTTCATACAGGATTAAGTTATTTATTGGATGATAAATATCATCAACAACCATCTGAAAATAATGAATCATATGATGTACCTCCAGAAACAGTTAAGATAATTAGAGAAGCAAAACGAAATGGTAATAGAGTAATAGCTGTCGGTACGACTGTTGTAAGAGCATTGGAAACTGTTGCAAACGAAGGGGAGATATTATCATCACAAACAGGGTGGACGAATTTATATATAACAAAAAATTATCCTTTACAAATTGTCGATGGCTTAATTACTGGGTTTCATGAACCTGAAGCTAGTCACCTACAATTATTATCAGCATTTATTAATGAGGGTTATTTAATGGAGGCATATCGGAAAGCCATTAAGGAAGGCTATTTATGGCATGAATTCGGTGATATGAATATGATCTTATGA
- a CDS encoding VOC family protein: MSLIKGFHHIALEVQHVSKSIQFYRKLGFDIERTIIVENEPITFLIFDQFRLELYENERASSSDDIHFAFEVESIHNIIAWLNENEIKIVEGPLELDNGWQTVFVSGLDGELIEFIQCE; the protein is encoded by the coding sequence ATGAGCTTAATCAAAGGCTTTCACCATATTGCGCTTGAGGTTCAGCATGTTAGCAAGTCCATTCAGTTTTATCGAAAACTGGGTTTTGATATTGAAAGGACAATCATTGTTGAAAATGAGCCAATCACTTTTCTAATATTTGATCAGTTCCGCCTTGAATTGTATGAAAATGAACGGGCATCTTCTAGTGACGATATTCATTTTGCGTTTGAAGTTGAAAGCATACACAATATTATTGCTTGGCTAAATGAGAATGAAATCAAGATTGTAGAAGGTCCATTGGAATTGGATAATGGATGGCAAACGGTCTTTGTAAGTGGCTTGGACGGTGAATTAATTGAATTTATACAGTGCGAGTAA
- the pepT gene encoding peptidase T — protein sequence MKNEMIERFTSYVKVDTQSNEESQTCPSTPGQLTLANMLVDELKEIGMEEVSIDENGYVMATLPSNTNKEVPTIGFLAHVDTATDFTGTGVKPQIVENYDGNAIVLNEKLHITLSPKDFPYLADYKGHTLITTDGTTLLGADNKAGIAEIMTAMAYLIKHPEIKHGKIRVAFTPDEEIGRGPHKFNVDAFNATYAYTIDGGPLGELQYESFNAAGAKVKVKGNNIHPGSAKGKMVNSAKIAMEFNRRLPKEEAPEYTDGYEGFYHLISIEGDVEHTVLNYIIRDFDREKFNARKAMIQKITDELKAEYGNDNIVLEMNDQYYNMREKIEPVKEIIDIAHEAMEKLEIKPIIEPIRGGTDGSQLSYMGLPTPNIFTGGENFHGKYEFISVENMLKATNVIVEIAKSFEEKAK from the coding sequence TTGAAGAATGAAATGATCGAACGATTTACTTCTTACGTAAAAGTGGACACTCAGTCCAATGAAGAGAGTCAAACATGTCCTTCAACTCCTGGTCAGCTGACACTTGCTAATATGTTAGTAGATGAACTAAAGGAAATTGGTATGGAGGAAGTTTCAATTGATGAAAATGGTTATGTTATGGCTACCCTCCCTTCTAATACTAATAAAGAAGTGCCAACGATTGGTTTTTTAGCACATGTGGATACTGCAACTGACTTTACAGGTACAGGTGTAAAGCCACAAATTGTTGAAAACTATGATGGAAACGCTATTGTTTTAAATGAAAAATTACATATCACACTTTCTCCAAAGGACTTTCCTTATCTAGCTGACTACAAAGGACATACACTCATTACAACAGATGGTACGACTTTACTAGGTGCTGATAACAAGGCTGGTATTGCAGAAATTATGACCGCAATGGCTTATTTAATTAAGCACCCAGAAATCAAACATGGTAAAATTCGAGTAGCATTTACACCTGATGAAGAAATTGGTAGAGGACCTCATAAGTTTAATGTTGATGCATTTAATGCTACATATGCTTATACGATTGACGGAGGGCCACTAGGAGAACTTCAATACGAAAGCTTTAATGCAGCAGGAGCAAAAGTTAAAGTAAAAGGAAACAATATACATCCAGGCTCTGCCAAAGGAAAAATGGTCAATTCAGCTAAAATTGCAATGGAGTTTAATCGACGCCTTCCAAAAGAGGAAGCACCAGAATACACAGATGGATACGAAGGGTTTTACCATCTCATTTCCATTGAAGGAGACGTTGAGCACACTGTATTAAATTATATTATCCGTGACTTTGATAGAGAAAAATTTAATGCTAGAAAAGCTATGATTCAAAAGATTACTGATGAACTCAAAGCGGAATATGGAAATGACAATATTGTTTTAGAAATGAATGATCAATATTACAACATGAGAGAAAAAATTGAACCCGTTAAAGAAATCATTGACATTGCACATGAAGCAATGGAAAAGCTTGAAATTAAACCAATTATAGAACCAATTCGTGGTGGTACGGATGGTTCGCAACTCTCATACATGGGACTGCCTACACCTAATATCTTTACAGGTGGTGAAAACTTCCACGGTAAATATGAGTTTATCTCGGTGGAAAATATGCTTAAAGCAACAAATGTAATTGTAGAAATAGCCAAATCATTTGAAGAAAAAGCTAAATAA
- a CDS encoding MFS transporter: MKAKEPLWTKSYIMLMLGNLFVFMSFQMLIPTLPPYIKSIGASGLEIGLVTALFSIGAVLSRPFIGYMLEYKERKSLVIIGVISLLIVTLLYPVSQLVVLFLVFRFLHGLAWGWSTTVNGTVASDIVPSSRLGEGLGYFGLSITLGMIIAPSLGIYLFQVTSFSNLIYISAILGLISICLLFLIRYQTPDTVKATKKEDLKFSYLGSLVEKSSWYPAFITIIATFGYGSVVTFIVIFGEERGIDQIFLFYLFNAIMATISRPIAGKWFDKNGPMGIVLSCLTLTFIGLWVLSMAYSNLFIIISGILFGIGFGSLIPTLQSWTLSKTPPNRRGVANGMLFSAIDLGIGLGGLVFGILATFFDIATLFQISSIFLVIAIIATLFEGRKNKITQQHSVSS; the protein is encoded by the coding sequence ATGAAAGCTAAAGAGCCTTTATGGACTAAATCGTATATTATGCTTATGTTAGGTAACTTATTTGTTTTCATGTCGTTTCAAATGTTGATTCCAACGTTACCTCCATATATTAAGTCAATAGGTGCGTCAGGATTAGAAATTGGCTTAGTTACAGCGTTGTTTTCAATAGGTGCTGTATTGAGTCGACCGTTTATTGGGTATATGCTTGAATATAAGGAGAGAAAGTCACTTGTGATAATAGGTGTCATCTCTTTATTAATAGTTACGTTACTATATCCAGTATCTCAATTAGTTGTCCTTTTTTTGGTTTTTAGGTTTTTACACGGGCTTGCTTGGGGATGGTCTACAACGGTCAATGGAACGGTAGCTTCAGATATTGTACCTAGTTCTCGTTTAGGGGAAGGTTTAGGATATTTTGGCCTTTCTATTACGCTTGGAATGATTATCGCTCCAAGTCTAGGAATTTATTTATTTCAAGTTACATCATTTTCTAACCTAATATATATTTCTGCAATATTAGGACTTATCTCTATTTGTTTATTATTTCTTATTCGTTACCAAACTCCAGATACAGTTAAAGCAACAAAAAAAGAAGACTTAAAGTTTTCTTATTTGGGCTCATTAGTTGAAAAATCTAGCTGGTATCCAGCTTTTATAACTATCATAGCAACATTTGGCTACGGTTCTGTTGTAACATTTATCGTCATATTTGGGGAAGAACGTGGTATAGATCAAATTTTTCTATTTTATTTGTTTAATGCGATAATGGCGACTATTTCTCGTCCAATTGCTGGAAAATGGTTTGATAAAAATGGTCCAATGGGAATTGTGTTAAGCTGTCTTACGTTAACCTTTATTGGGTTATGGGTACTATCAATGGCTTACTCTAATTTATTTATTATTATTTCAGGTATCTTATTTGGAATTGGTTTTGGATCATTAATTCCAACATTACAATCGTGGACGTTATCTAAAACACCTCCTAATCGTCGAGGTGTAGCGAATGGAATGCTGTTTTCAGCTATTGACCTTGGTATTGGTTTAGGTGGATTAGTATTTGGTATTTTAGCAACGTTTTTTGATATAGCTACATTGTTCCAAATATCCAGTATCTTTCTAGTAATAGCAATAATAGCTACATTATTTGAAGGACGAAAAAATAAAATTACTCAGCAACATTCAGTATCATCTTAA
- a CDS encoding ZIP family metal transporter yields MFLDWFSSLNPTVQALLGGMLTWGLTALGAATVFFFRKIDKHILNMMLGFAAGVMIAASFWSLLAPSIEFSEQNGQIPWLAPAIGFLLGGLFIRLLDFIVPHLHLGEKKEKAEGPETKFQKSTLLFLAIMLHNIPEGLAIGVAFGAASLGIGEASLIGAIGLAIGIGIQNMPEGAALSVPLRGEGMSRARAFHYGQLSAIVEPIAAVIGAAAVLLVQPILPYALAFAAGAMIFVVVEELIPESQSSGSTDLATLGLMGGFVVMMILDVALG; encoded by the coding sequence ATGTTTTTGGATTGGTTTAGTTCATTAAATCCAACGGTACAAGCGTTATTAGGTGGCATGCTTACATGGGGGTTAACTGCGCTAGGAGCAGCGACAGTTTTCTTTTTTAGAAAAATTGATAAGCATATTTTAAATATGATGTTAGGTTTTGCAGCTGGTGTAATGATTGCTGCATCTTTTTGGTCACTATTAGCTCCATCGATTGAATTTAGTGAACAGAATGGTCAAATTCCTTGGTTAGCACCAGCCATTGGTTTTTTACTAGGTGGGTTGTTTATACGGTTATTAGACTTTATCGTGCCACATTTGCATTTAGGTGAGAAAAAAGAAAAAGCAGAAGGCCCTGAAACGAAGTTTCAGAAATCTACACTGTTATTTTTAGCTATAATGTTACATAACATCCCTGAAGGTCTTGCGATAGGTGTAGCTTTTGGTGCTGCTTCGTTGGGGATTGGTGAAGCATCTTTAATTGGTGCTATTGGTCTTGCAATAGGAATTGGTATTCAAAATATGCCGGAAGGAGCTGCTCTTTCAGTTCCATTAAGAGGGGAAGGGATGTCTAGGGCACGAGCATTTCATTACGGACAGCTCTCAGCAATTGTTGAGCCGATTGCAGCTGTCATTGGTGCAGCAGCAGTTTTACTCGTTCAACCTATTCTTCCATATGCGTTAGCTTTTGCAGCAGGTGCGATGATTTTTGTTGTCGTTGAAGAACTTATTCCAGAATCTCAATCATCTGGCAGCACAGATTTGGCTACACTTGGACTAATGGGTGGCTTTGTCGTCATGATGATTTTGGACGTAGCGTTAGGGTAA
- a CDS encoding threonine/serine exporter family protein → MNNQINETYDIMEVCLLAGKIMLQSGAETYRVEDTMTRIARAFDVKESHSFVTPTVIILSIEGVDPTKTKLVRISERTTDLHKVTLVNSISRQISSGELTIEQAYQSLREIEQSNVAFPFFVQILAAAFTSGCFLIMFDGEWRDFIPAFIAGGVGLFFVIYLHRLVPIKFFAEFTSSVIIGLLALLFVQIELGYELDKIIIGSVMPLVPGLLLTNAVRDLMAGHLMSGLAKSAEALLTAFAIGSGIAVVFMIF, encoded by the coding sequence ATGAATAATCAAATAAATGAGACGTATGACATTATGGAAGTATGTCTACTTGCAGGAAAAATAATGTTACAAAGTGGAGCTGAAACATATCGGGTTGAAGATACAATGACGCGTATCGCAAGAGCTTTTGATGTGAAGGAATCACATAGCTTTGTTACTCCAACTGTCATCATTTTATCAATTGAAGGGGTAGATCCGACTAAGACTAAACTAGTTAGAATTTCTGAAAGAACGACAGATTTGCATAAAGTTACTTTAGTTAATAGTATTTCAAGGCAAATTAGCAGTGGTGAATTAACTATTGAGCAGGCATATCAATCATTAAGAGAAATAGAACAGTCCAATGTAGCTTTTCCATTTTTTGTGCAAATTTTAGCTGCAGCTTTTACCAGCGGTTGCTTTTTAATTATGTTTGACGGAGAGTGGCGAGATTTCATACCAGCATTTATTGCTGGTGGTGTGGGCTTGTTTTTTGTGATTTATTTACATAGGCTAGTCCCCATAAAGTTTTTTGCTGAGTTCACATCTTCAGTCATTATTGGTTTGTTAGCTTTATTGTTTGTGCAAATTGAGCTTGGGTATGAACTCGATAAAATTATAATAGGTTCAGTTATGCCATTAGTTCCTGGTTTGCTCTTAACGAATGCTGTAAGAGATTTAATGGCTGGTCACCTCATGTCAGGCTTAGCAAAAAGTGCAGAAGCCTTATTAACTGCATTTGCAATTGGTTCGGGGATAGCAGTGGTGTTTATGATCTTTTAG
- a CDS encoding threonine/serine exporter family protein translates to MIIEQLVTSFVAAAAFGIMFNVPRKSLIKCGFVGMLGWIIYVLLTDNDIDSVFSTVVASFVVAVMSQIFSRMYKTPIIVFIVSGIIPLVPGGLAYDAMRNFVQNDYNTAINLAAKAFMISGAIAIGLVFSEVINQVIRKSKLTLNRSGYSK, encoded by the coding sequence ATGATTATAGAACAACTTGTAACAAGTTTTGTTGCAGCAGCAGCCTTTGGCATTATGTTTAATGTTCCAAGAAAATCGTTGATTAAGTGTGGCTTTGTTGGGATGTTAGGATGGATCATTTATGTCTTGTTAACGGATAATGATATCGATTCAGTATTTTCAACAGTTGTAGCATCGTTTGTAGTTGCTGTAATGAGTCAGATTTTTTCCAGAATGTATAAAACACCAATTATTGTTTTTATCGTATCTGGAATTATCCCTTTAGTACCAGGTGGGTTAGCCTATGATGCAATGAGGAATTTTGTTCAAAATGATTATAATACTGCAATAAATTTAGCAGCTAAGGCATTTATGATTTCAGGTGCTATTGCCATTGGCCTTGTGTTTTCGGAAGTAATCAATCAAGTAATTAGAAAATCAAAACTTACATTAAATAGATCAGGCTACTCAAAATAG
- a CDS encoding aldo/keto reductase: MESIMIPLRKLGKSNLEISALGLGTWQFSKGNGMVGRFWPVLEKEEIQEIVKISLEGGINWFDTAEVYGKGKSEEGLADALNGLGDKAKDALIATKWWPAMRTAKSITKTIDERLKALKGRKIDLYMVHQPFSFSSVKAEMDEMAELLKSGKIRHAGVSNFNEEKMREAHKVLDQHGFPLVSNQVKYSLLDRRIEKNGILDAAKELGITLIAYSPLEQGLLTGKFHKNPDLIKNMSGPRKHFSSFKTSTLERTKPLIDLLDKLADEYNVSPSQVALNWLIHFHGETIVAIPGATKKHHAQENIGALTFKLSQNHLDELDMVSRDVSVK, from the coding sequence GTGGAAAGTATAATGATTCCGCTTCGTAAATTAGGTAAATCGAATCTGGAGATTTCTGCACTGGGACTTGGTACTTGGCAATTTAGTAAAGGTAATGGCATGGTAGGTCGTTTTTGGCCAGTGTTAGAAAAAGAAGAGATCCAAGAGATCGTAAAAATTAGTTTAGAGGGCGGTATTAATTGGTTTGACACAGCAGAGGTGTATGGGAAAGGGAAGTCAGAGGAAGGACTTGCTGATGCATTGAATGGTCTTGGAGACAAGGCGAAAGATGCATTGATTGCTACAAAATGGTGGCCTGCTATGCGTACTGCAAAATCAATTACGAAAACAATTGATGAGAGGCTGAAGGCGTTAAAAGGGAGAAAGATAGATTTATATATGGTTCATCAACCATTTTCTTTTTCTAGTGTTAAAGCTGAAATGGATGAAATGGCTGAGTTGCTGAAAAGTGGGAAAATCCGTCATGCGGGTGTAAGTAATTTTAATGAAGAGAAAATGAGGGAAGCACATAAAGTATTGGATCAACATGGTTTTCCACTCGTTTCTAATCAAGTCAAATATAGCTTATTAGACAGGAGAATTGAGAAGAACGGTATATTGGATGCTGCTAAGGAACTAGGTATCACACTTATTGCGTATTCTCCGTTAGAGCAAGGGCTACTCACAGGGAAATTTCATAAAAATCCAGATTTAATTAAAAATATGTCGGGGCCACGCAAACACTTTTCTTCTTTCAAAACATCTACACTTGAAAGAACGAAACCACTGATTGATTTGCTTGATAAGTTAGCTGATGAATACAATGTCTCACCAAGTCAAGTTGCTTTAAATTGGCTCATCCACTTTCATGGGGAAACGATCGTTGCCATCCCTGGTGCAACAAAAAAACATCATGCACAAGAAAATATTGGCGCACTAACATTTAAATTGTCACAAAATCATCTTGATGAATTAGATATGGTGTCTAGAGATGTTTCTGTGAAATAA
- a CDS encoding GNAT family N-acetyltransferase yields MEPKLDIATKADAQAIFDIQIAAFTPLLQKYKDYETNPANEKIDRVITRITDHNSRFYKINVNQTLIGATCIGWKEETRFWISPMFILPTYQGNGIAQKTLQLIEQMYPQAKSWELSTILEEKQNCYLYEKMGYTKTGLHKKINDNLTLVYYKRVV; encoded by the coding sequence ATGGAACCCAAACTAGACATAGCAACAAAAGCTGATGCACAAGCTATTTTTGATATACAAATAGCTGCATTTACACCATTATTACAGAAGTATAAAGATTATGAAACAAACCCTGCAAACGAAAAAATTGATCGAGTAATTACAAGAATTACCGATCATAACAGTAGATTTTATAAAATCAACGTCAATCAAACACTAATTGGTGCGACATGTATAGGTTGGAAAGAAGAAACACGATTTTGGATAAGCCCTATGTTTATTCTCCCAACTTATCAGGGAAATGGGATTGCTCAAAAAACATTACAGTTAATTGAGCAAATGTACCCTCAAGCAAAGAGCTGGGAATTATCAACGATCCTAGAGGAAAAGCAAAATTGTTACTTATATGAAAAAATGGGCTATACAAAGACAGGTTTACACAAAAAAATAAACGATAACTTAACACTAGTTTATTATAAACGGGTAGTTTAA
- a CDS encoding ABC transporter ATP-binding protein: protein MPRVLSFLKPYRLPVIIALLLMLTELIVELWQPLLMAKIIDDGILQQDMTVVLKWGGLMIGLSFIAFISGIINTFYAAHVGQSFGYDVRQELFKKVQSFSFANFNKFPTSSLVTRTTNDVTQVQNTVFMSLRIMLRAPLLIIGGTIMALIVNVKLALIFLASVPVLFIFLLWVMRRGWHLFQSVQKKLDTVNRVMRENLAGMRLIKAYVRKDYESDRFSSASAELRGETAAVFRLLEITVPILLLVMNISVIAVLWYGNTGVIAGDVAVGEVVAIVNYATRITAALSVFSFIIMAFSRASASAERITEVLQTDIDVVNSSDTNSSLQIRAGKVAFNNVSFQYPEKQDSVIQNISFEVNPGETVAILGATGSGKTSIIQLIPRLYDVSKGSIFIDDHDIKTMRLEHLRRSIGVVPQDVLLFTGSIKENIRWGKEDASMDEIIEAAKHAQIHETIWELPNKYETELGQKGINLSGGQKQRISIARALVRRPKILLLDDSTSALDVHTESKLLRALKTYACTTLVITQKISTAKQADKILLIDEQGNIQEGNHKYLLAYSELYNKIVHSQLGKEALYDAQATN from the coding sequence ATGCCAAGAGTGCTATCATTTCTTAAACCGTACCGTCTCCCAGTTATCATTGCACTGTTGCTTATGCTTACTGAGTTAATAGTAGAGCTATGGCAACCGTTGTTGATGGCGAAAATTATTGATGATGGGATTCTACAACAGGATATGACTGTCGTGTTGAAGTGGGGCGGATTAATGATTGGGTTATCGTTTATCGCTTTTATATCAGGAATTATTAATACATTCTATGCTGCGCATGTGGGTCAGAGCTTCGGCTACGATGTGAGGCAGGAATTGTTTAAAAAAGTTCAGTCTTTTTCATTTGCTAACTTTAATAAGTTTCCGACATCATCACTCGTTACCCGTACGACGAATGATGTAACACAAGTGCAAAACACAGTGTTTATGAGCTTGCGAATTATGTTACGTGCACCGTTATTAATTATCGGTGGAACGATTATGGCGCTCATTGTGAATGTGAAGCTAGCTCTTATTTTTTTAGCAAGTGTGCCGGTATTGTTCATCTTTCTTCTTTGGGTTATGAGAAGAGGGTGGCACTTATTTCAGTCTGTGCAGAAAAAGCTAGACACTGTAAATAGAGTAATGAGGGAAAATTTAGCTGGTATGAGATTGATTAAAGCTTATGTAAGAAAAGATTACGAGTCGGATCGATTCTCAAGTGCTAGCGCTGAGTTAAGAGGCGAGACAGCAGCAGTGTTTAGGTTACTAGAAATAACCGTGCCAATCTTACTTTTAGTTATGAATATTAGTGTAATTGCTGTTCTTTGGTATGGGAATACTGGTGTAATTGCAGGAGATGTAGCGGTCGGAGAAGTTGTTGCAATTGTTAACTATGCGACGCGAATTACAGCTGCTCTATCGGTATTCTCGTTTATCATTATGGCTTTCTCACGTGCAAGTGCATCTGCTGAACGTATTACAGAAGTGCTTCAAACAGATATTGATGTCGTGAATTCATCTGATACGAATTCGTCATTGCAAATAAGAGCAGGAAAAGTAGCTTTTAACAATGTTTCATTTCAATATCCAGAAAAGCAAGATTCAGTTATACAGAATATATCCTTTGAAGTAAATCCTGGAGAAACAGTCGCCATTTTAGGGGCAACTGGCTCAGGTAAAACATCTATTATTCAGCTTATTCCCCGTCTTTACGATGTGAGTAAGGGCAGTATTTTTATAGATGATCACGATATAAAAACGATGAGGCTTGAACATCTCCGCAGAAGCATAGGGGTCGTTCCTCAAGATGTATTATTATTTACAGGTTCAATTAAAGAGAATATACGCTGGGGGAAAGAAGATGCTTCTATGGATGAAATCATTGAAGCAGCTAAACACGCTCAAATTCATGAGACGATTTGGGAGCTTCCGAATAAGTATGAAACAGAACTAGGTCAAAAAGGAATAAACTTATCAGGTGGCCAAAAGCAGCGGATTTCCATTGCAAGGGCACTTGTAAGGAGACCTAAAATCTTGTTATTAGACGATAGTACGAGTGCGCTGGATGTACATACTGAGTCAAAATTATTAAGAGCGTTAAAAACATATGCTTGCACTACATTAGTCATTACTCAAAAAATTAGTACTGCTAAGCAAGCAGATAAAATCTTACTAATAGATGAACAGGGTAACATACAAGAGGGGAATCATAAGTATTTATTAGCTTATTCAGAGCTTTATAACAAAATTGTTCATTCACAGCTTGGAAAGGAGGCGCTTTATGATGCTCAAGCAACTAACTAA